CTTTTGCGTATATTCCCTGTTGGAGAGGAGTTTTTTTATAAGGTGATGCTTTGATTCTGATGTTCCATCTTTCAAACTGTCAATGAGGCTTTCAAGATCTTCCGAATACCGCACCTGCTTAGGTTTCATACTCTTTTCGTAAATCTCCACGATAGCTGATAAGATGTCTTTTACACCTGCACCTGTCCTTCCGTTGGTTTTTACTACCTTGACACCTAAAAGCTCCTCAAGTCTACCTGTATCTATCTCTATACCGAGCTTTTGAGCTTCATCCATCATATTCAAAGCTACCACCATCGGTATACCAAACTCAAGAAGTTCAACGGTTAAAAGAAGATCCCTCTCCATATTTGGAGTTTCTATAACATTTACGATAACATCCGGCTCATCATAAGTGAGAAATTTGTAAGCTATAAGCTCATCCTCCGAAATGGGTTCTAATGTGTATATACCCGGTAGATCAACCAGGATCAGCGTATAATCGTTATATGTAGCTTTGCCTTCTCTCTTCTCAACAGTAACACCTGGCCAGTTTCCTACCTTGAGGGTTGTACCTACCAGATGGTTAAGTAAGCTCGTCTTACCTACATTAGGGTTACCTGCAAGGGCAACCTTAAGCGTTTTTGATAAAATCTTCATTTTACAGATATGTTTCTGGCAATATCCTTACTTATTACAAGTCTTGAGTTGTTAAGTTTAAGTAATATAGTTCTACCAAGGCTTTGGAGTACCTCAACCCTCTTTCCACGTCTCAACCCCATAGCTTCTACTCTCCTCAACACATCCTGTTTTCCTACGAGATCCTGTATCATGACTTGAGTACCAGGTTTTACCTCTTCCAGGTTCATCTCTAACCTCCTAAAAAGTTATGGAATTAATATACAGTCTCAAAATTTTTTTGTCAAGATACACTTCACCTTTTATCTCTTAGCGTTATCTTAATATTTTATTAGATATGTTTGTTCATACACTCCCTTTGGAAGTTAGGGAAAAGATATCAGCCGGTGAGGTGATAGAAAGTCCCGTTGATTGTGTGAAGGAGCTTGTGGAAAATGCTCTTGATGCAAATAGCTCGAGGGTAGATGTGGAAATACTAAAAGGTGGTAAAAGATATATAAGTGTGAAAGATAACGGCACAGGTATACACAAAGAAGATATGGAAAGGGTCATACAAAGATGGTCAACCAGCAAAATAAAGGATGTTAGTGACCTTATGCACATAAAGTCTTTCGGTTTTAGGGGAGAGGCACTGCACTCCATAGCTACTGTGAGCAGGATGATTATAAAATCAAGATTCTTTCAGGATGACACGGGTGTAAGAATGGAGGTGGAAGGTGGTAAGGTATTGGATAAGCGTGAGATAGGTATGCAAACAGGTACGTGCGTGGAGGTTTATGACCTCTTTTACAACCTCCCGGTGAGACTCAAGTTTTTGAAAAAAGAGGATACCGAAAGAAACAGAATAATCAAGCTTTTGAAGGAGTATGCTCTTTCAAGATGGGATGTACATTTTACATTGCATTCAAACGGTAGGAAAATTTTTGATCTTTACCCTTCAGAAGACAGGAAGGAAAGAGTACAGATGCTTTTTAGACAAAAGTTCGAGGATAGAAAGATCACAAAAGAAAGTGTGACAGTGAGCGTATACACATCATTACAGAGTTTACGGGGAGAAATATACATCTTCGTTAATTCAAGACCCGTTCAAAACAGAAATCTCATAGAGTATATAAGGAAAGCTGTAGGCTATAAAAAGATATGCGTGTGTTATATAGATTTGCCTTCTTACATGGTAGACGTAAATGTCCACCCCAAAAAGAGGGAGGTGAGAATATACAAGGAAAATCTCATCAAGGAGATGATAAGGGAAATTTTTAAGAAGGAAGTTTGGTACCCCTTTGTACTTGCC
This portion of the Hydrogenobacter sp. genome encodes:
- a CDS encoding FeoA family protein, with the translated sequence MNLEEVKPGTQVMIQDLVGKQDVLRRVEAMGLRRGKRVEVLQSLGRTILLKLNNSRLVISKDIARNISVK
- the mutL gene encoding DNA mismatch repair endonuclease MutL; amino-acid sequence: MFVHTLPLEVREKISAGEVIESPVDCVKELVENALDANSSRVDVEILKGGKRYISVKDNGTGIHKEDMERVIQRWSTSKIKDVSDLMHIKSFGFRGEALHSIATVSRMIIKSRFFQDDTGVRMEVEGGKVLDKREIGMQTGTCVEVYDLFYNLPVRLKFLKKEDTERNRIIKLLKEYALSRWDVHFTLHSNGRKIFDLYPSEDRKERVQMLFRQKFEDRKITKESVTVSVYTSLQSLRGEIYIFVNSRPVQNRNLIEYIRKAVGYKKICVCYIDLPSYMVDVNVHPKKREVRIYKENLIKEMIREIFKKEVWYPFVLAQDTKTYNPTPEIIGIIDSTLILARIGDYIYFFDQHLLSESMTYENTRDASASCRASLKAGERISKEEALKLVQAWMNLENREVCPHGRPLYYKLYLGDIYKSLDRR